One genomic region from Haloprofundus salinisoli encodes:
- a CDS encoding DUF7563 family protein: protein MAVRFGLPEDENSCIHCGSHVTDGFRRVFGDRNHRVHRCNSCDSYARLSRGSGAGREVRIPDPETAEGRHGNTPKTERSQ from the coding sequence ATGGCAGTTCGGTTTGGACTGCCGGAAGACGAGAATAGCTGTATCCACTGCGGATCCCACGTCACAGACGGATTCCGCCGTGTCTTCGGTGACCGGAATCACCGCGTTCACCGCTGCAACAGCTGTGATTCCTACGCACGTCTCTCCCGCGGCAGCGGAGCCGGACGTGAGGTTCGAATTCCTGACCCCGAGACTGCTGAAGGTCGCCACGGGAACACACCGAAAACGGAGCGGTCCCAATGA
- a CDS encoding FxsA family protein encodes MRTRWIIVLLLLIPLSDALLLVPVAGELGYLPTVALVVLTGLVGMMLVRAEGRTTLRRIQQRLAIGELPANQLLDGGLLIAAGAFLLTPGLVTDVLGFMLAIPVTRYPIRTVIKRYVVKPYLDKQADGFVSGGVWTGGFPYPDEGDDVYDVDGSSYRFDDDDAGTDRSN; translated from the coding sequence ATGCGGACTCGCTGGATAATCGTGCTGCTGTTGCTCATCCCCCTGAGCGACGCGCTGTTGCTCGTCCCCGTCGCAGGCGAGTTGGGCTATCTCCCCACCGTCGCGCTCGTCGTCCTCACCGGTCTCGTGGGAATGATGCTCGTCCGCGCGGAGGGCCGGACGACGCTCAGACGGATCCAACAGCGACTGGCGATCGGCGAACTTCCGGCGAACCAACTGCTCGACGGCGGCCTGCTCATCGCCGCGGGCGCGTTCCTGCTCACGCCGGGGCTCGTCACCGACGTACTCGGGTTCATGCTGGCGATTCCGGTGACGCGCTACCCGATTCGGACGGTCATCAAGCGCTACGTCGTGAAGCCGTATCTCGACAAGCAGGCCGACGGCTTCGTCTCTGGCGGCGTCTGGACCGGCGGCTTCCCCTACCCCGACGAGGGTGACGACGTGTACGACGTCGACGGGAGCTCCTACCGCTTCGACGACGACGACGCGGGGACCGACCGGTCGAACTGA
- a CDS encoding GNAT family N-acetyltransferase, translating into MSVRPARPTERRALASVQASLSEPNPELLRWAIDAGNVLVSTADDRPVGYLLAVYGDSVHVAEIAVRPDHRREGRASALLSRLVSSLETGSRITVAVEPGNEAARELYRSTGFERLRRDESYFESGAALILARRA; encoded by the coding sequence ATGTCGGTTCGACCGGCCCGCCCCACCGAGCGCCGTGCACTCGCGTCGGTACAGGCGTCGCTCTCGGAGCCGAATCCGGAACTGCTTCGCTGGGCCATCGACGCCGGCAACGTGTTGGTCTCGACTGCCGACGACCGGCCGGTCGGCTATCTGCTCGCGGTGTACGGTGATTCGGTGCACGTGGCCGAGATTGCGGTCCGTCCCGACCACCGCCGGGAAGGGCGCGCGAGCGCGCTGCTGTCGCGGCTGGTCTCGTCGCTCGAAACGGGTAGCCGAATCACCGTCGCCGTCGAACCGGGAAACGAGGCGGCGAGGGAGCTGTATCGCTCGACGGGATTCGAGCGGCTGAGACGAGACGAGTCGTACTTCGAGAGCGGAGCGGCGCTGATACTCGCTCGACGGGCGTGA
- a CDS encoding DUF92 domain-containing protein produces the protein MTSTLRRAAGFAAVGSLAFATPVLGIAAAVPFAAVAAIAAFVGDDGRLFELFARPGDRQDGRLTGLLGFALAAAALAVLATVPETRMPVSAFVAAVVIVAYGNLGEQLVSRWNDGAFHAVAGFTLAGYLAAVGGQALVLSVTDETLSLPKLAFLAAVGAFVAALLREVLFKHDDPLVLVSTGLLLWLFHELPIDVSPLEVGAALALTIVLGYVSYALGTASVAGMLTGILLGVLTIVLGGFGWFAVLITFFGVGALSTKFRYESKRRRGVAEDNDGARGSGNVLGNAAVAMVAVLGFAATEQPGVELLFLFAFAGSLAAAMSDTLSSEVGGLFDPPRLITTFRRVEPGTDGAVTWQGELAGLLGAVLVAAVAALTLPLSSPLVGALIIALGGLGGMTVDSLLGATVEGKHVGNQAVNFLATLSGAIVSIALAVVLL, from the coding sequence GTGACTTCGACTCTCCGACGCGCGGCCGGGTTTGCCGCCGTCGGATCCCTCGCGTTCGCCACGCCGGTTCTCGGAATCGCAGCGGCGGTTCCGTTCGCCGCCGTCGCCGCCATCGCCGCGTTCGTCGGCGACGACGGCCGCCTCTTCGAGTTGTTCGCCCGCCCGGGCGACCGCCAGGACGGCCGTCTGACCGGGCTCCTGGGCTTTGCGCTCGCCGCGGCGGCGCTGGCGGTGCTGGCGACGGTGCCCGAGACGCGGATGCCCGTCAGCGCGTTCGTCGCCGCCGTCGTCATCGTCGCCTACGGCAACCTGGGCGAGCAACTCGTCTCCCGCTGGAACGACGGGGCGTTTCACGCCGTCGCCGGATTCACCCTCGCCGGATATCTGGCGGCCGTTGGCGGACAGGCACTCGTCCTCTCGGTGACGGACGAGACGCTCTCGCTCCCGAAACTCGCGTTTCTGGCGGCCGTCGGCGCGTTCGTCGCCGCACTCCTCCGAGAGGTGCTTTTCAAACACGACGACCCGTTGGTGCTCGTCTCGACCGGCCTGCTGCTGTGGCTGTTCCACGAACTCCCAATCGACGTGTCGCCGCTCGAGGTCGGCGCGGCGCTCGCGCTGACTATCGTCCTCGGCTACGTCTCGTACGCGCTCGGCACGGCGTCGGTAGCGGGGATGCTCACCGGCATCCTCCTGGGCGTGCTCACCATCGTTCTCGGCGGGTTCGGCTGGTTCGCCGTCCTCATCACGTTCTTCGGCGTCGGCGCGCTCTCGACGAAGTTCAGGTACGAATCGAAGCGTCGTCGCGGCGTCGCCGAGGATAACGACGGGGCGCGCGGCAGCGGTAACGTGCTCGGCAACGCTGCCGTTGCGATGGTGGCGGTTCTCGGCTTCGCCGCGACGGAGCAGCCGGGCGTCGAGCTGTTGTTTCTGTTCGCGTTCGCCGGGTCGCTGGCGGCGGCGATGAGCGACACGCTGTCGAGCGAAGTCGGGGGCCTGTTCGATCCGCCGCGACTCATCACGACGTTTCGTCGGGTCGAACCCGGAACCGACGGCGCGGTGACCTGGCAGGGCGAACTCGCCGGACTGCTCGGGGCCGTGCTCGTCGCCGCCGTCGCAGCGCTCACCTTACCGCTGAGCTCGCCGCTCGTAGGCGCGCTCATCATCGCGCTCGGCGGCCTCGGCGGCATGACCGTCGACAGCCTCCTCGGTGCGACGGTGGAAGGCAAACACGTCGGCAATCAGGCGGTGAACTTTCTGGCGACGCTGTCGGGTGCGATCGTGAGCATCGCGCTCGCAGTCGTACTCCTGTGA
- a CDS encoding undecaprenyl diphosphate synthase family protein — MALYDTYLALRHRRSTAESPRRVAVVITERDLLEKGAYETLEQFLEWAFEYGAERVTISVSVLDPAVVPTLERELRDVDAPRPLVVRGPEDTERADAPIQVSIGLGGKHEFAEAVRSLAREVEAGELDPEDIDGDDIEGRLVFPDEPDLVLKTGAERLSDFMIWQSVYSELYFTDVNWRDFRKRDYLRAVLDYQDRKRRFGR, encoded by the coding sequence GTGGCCCTGTACGATACGTATCTCGCGCTTCGCCACCGTCGCTCGACGGCGGAGTCTCCCCGACGCGTCGCCGTCGTCATCACCGAACGCGACTTGTTGGAGAAGGGCGCGTACGAGACGCTCGAACAGTTCCTCGAGTGGGCGTTCGAGTACGGGGCCGAGCGCGTCACCATCTCGGTGAGCGTCCTCGACCCGGCGGTCGTGCCGACGCTCGAACGCGAGTTGCGCGACGTGGACGCTCCGCGCCCGCTGGTCGTCCGCGGTCCCGAGGACACCGAACGCGCCGACGCACCCATCCAGGTGAGCATCGGCCTCGGCGGTAAACACGAGTTCGCCGAGGCGGTCCGCTCGCTCGCCCGCGAGGTCGAGGCGGGGGAACTCGACCCCGAGGACATCGACGGTGACGACATCGAGGGCCGTCTCGTCTTCCCCGACGAACCCGACCTGGTGCTCAAGACGGGTGCCGAACGGCTCTCTGACTTCATGATCTGGCAATCGGTGTACTCGGAACTGTACTTCACCGACGTGAACTGGCGGGACTTCCGCAAGCGCGACTACCTCCGCGCGGTGCTGGATTATCAGGACCGAAAGCGGCGGTTTGGGCGCTGA
- a CDS encoding type IV pilin, translating into MDISTFVDADDAVSPAIGVVLMAGITVLLAATAAGPLLEFGDSTLSAPVYATADADVSTDEDRLTVTWLSHDAADYLDVAVVVDGDHYSTALSEPGDALRLDGDGITKTGTENSYSDALDIDDGDEIHVTVTAVRDDGRTVVLRRTLTV; encoded by the coding sequence ATGGACATCTCGACGTTCGTCGACGCAGACGACGCCGTCTCGCCCGCCATCGGGGTCGTTCTGATGGCCGGAATCACCGTGCTTCTGGCGGCGACTGCCGCCGGGCCGCTCCTGGAGTTCGGGGACTCGACCCTCTCGGCACCCGTCTACGCGACCGCCGACGCCGACGTCTCCACCGACGAGGACCGTCTCACCGTCACGTGGCTTTCGCACGACGCGGCCGACTATCTCGACGTGGCCGTCGTCGTCGACGGCGACCATTACTCGACGGCGCTGTCGGAACCCGGCGACGCACTCCGTCTCGACGGCGACGGCATCACGAAGACGGGCACGGAGAACTCCTACTCGGACGCCTTGGACATCGACGACGGCGACGAGATACACGTCACCGTCACTGCGGTCCGCGACGACGGTCGAACGGTCGTGCTACGGCGGACGCTCACCGTCTGA
- the uppS gene encoding polyprenyl diphosphate synthase yields MFRRVRQEFASGYERLLRGEVGEGPTHVAIIQDGNRRYARRNGEDAPDGHHAGAETTERVLDWCQELGIAELTLYTFSTENFERPPEEREPLFDLIESKLYEFADADRVHDNEVCIRAIGAINRLPERVRDAVEYAERRTRGYDKFTLNIALAYGGRAELLEAARDVARAVDDGDLSPDEIDVEAVESRLYRRPVRDVDLIIRTGGDERTSNFLPWHANGNEAAVFFCAPYWPEFSKVDFLRGIRTYESREASWQRHRTNRAVALVRSLAEAELAEAKTVAKRLRDQLTSAGAAEIDEALANHETELAD; encoded by the coding sequence ATGTTTCGGCGGGTCCGCCAGGAGTTCGCATCGGGATACGAGCGGTTGCTACGCGGTGAAGTCGGCGAGGGACCCACACACGTCGCCATCATCCAGGATGGAAACCGCCGGTACGCGAGGCGGAACGGCGAGGACGCGCCGGACGGCCACCACGCGGGTGCGGAGACGACGGAACGCGTCCTCGACTGGTGTCAGGAGCTCGGCATCGCCGAACTGACGCTGTACACCTTCTCGACGGAGAACTTCGAGCGCCCGCCCGAGGAACGCGAACCGCTGTTCGACCTCATCGAGTCGAAACTGTACGAGTTCGCCGACGCCGACCGCGTCCACGACAACGAGGTGTGCATCCGTGCCATCGGTGCGATAAACCGTCTCCCCGAGCGGGTCAGAGACGCCGTCGAGTACGCCGAACGCCGGACCCGCGGCTACGACAAGTTCACGCTGAACATCGCGCTGGCGTACGGCGGCCGCGCCGAACTGCTGGAGGCGGCCCGCGACGTCGCCCGCGCCGTCGACGACGGCGACCTCTCGCCCGACGAGATCGACGTGGAAGCGGTCGAGAGTCGCCTCTACCGCCGGCCGGTCCGCGACGTCGACCTCATCATCCGCACCGGCGGCGACGAGCGAACCTCGAACTTCCTACCGTGGCACGCCAACGGCAACGAAGCTGCGGTGTTCTTCTGTGCGCCCTACTGGCCGGAGTTCTCGAAAGTCGATTTCCTCCGCGGCATCCGGACGTACGAGTCCCGGGAGGCGTCGTGGCAGCGCCACCGCACCAACCGGGCCGTCGCGTTGGTCCGCTCGCTCGCCGAGGCGGAACTGGCGGAGGCCAAGACCGTCGCCAAACGACTCCGCGACCAACTGACGAGCGCCGGTGCCGCCGAGATAGACGAGGCGCTGGCGAACCACGAGACCGAACTGGCCGACTGA
- a CDS encoding DUF5778 family protein, with translation MSKTLDDDLYKRTKALLEPGEIQLNGVIVHTDLSGREDLEMHELTVDLNDVIAEHAGKGETYIYAGNDNSDFASNQFQGLTLEDEEFVWECQQLLRNGAFNLVFYYEADADHEAIIEDIEEMGYRVTGVRGD, from the coding sequence ATGAGCAAAACGCTCGACGACGACCTCTACAAGCGGACGAAAGCGCTGCTGGAACCCGGCGAGATTCAACTCAACGGTGTCATCGTCCACACCGACCTCTCGGGCCGCGAGGACCTGGAGATGCACGAACTCACCGTCGACCTGAACGACGTGATCGCCGAGCACGCCGGCAAGGGCGAGACGTACATCTACGCCGGAAACGACAACAGCGACTTCGCCTCCAATCAGTTCCAAGGGCTGACGCTGGAGGACGAGGAGTTCGTCTGGGAGTGTCAACAGCTCCTGCGAAACGGCGCGTTCAACCTCGTGTTCTACTACGAGGCCGACGCCGACCACGAGGCCATCATCGAGGACATCGAGGAGATGGGCTACCGCGTGACCGGCGTCCGCGGCGACTGA
- a CDS encoding rhodanese-like domain-containing protein has translation MQRRTFLAATGAAGITALAGCSNSSSEPTNNSTNGYETISVDGSNAQVPLAPIDDVYQWFQDDSAKFADARGQRQYDASHIEGAVLSPAPDGRANDPTGAWDKSQRIVTYCGCPHHLSSMRAASLIDSGYTEVFALDEGFFEWRDRGYPLQGAEVDVEPPSYTIRGRTDASLAGKNAWARHEESGQREAGPIAEDGSFELVLHFLDVTESSPIVVETPEYRIERPLGELAGTVVTNVEG, from the coding sequence ATGCAGCGTCGCACGTTCCTCGCCGCCACCGGTGCCGCGGGCATCACGGCACTCGCTGGCTGTTCGAACTCGTCCTCGGAGCCGACGAACAACAGCACCAACGGCTACGAGACCATCTCTGTCGACGGGTCGAACGCCCAAGTTCCGCTCGCCCCGATAGACGACGTCTATCAGTGGTTCCAAGACGACTCGGCGAAGTTCGCCGACGCCCGCGGGCAGCGGCAGTACGACGCCTCCCACATCGAGGGGGCGGTGCTCTCGCCCGCCCCGGACGGTCGGGCGAACGACCCTACCGGTGCTTGGGACAAATCCCAGCGCATCGTCACCTACTGTGGCTGTCCGCACCACCTCTCGTCGATGCGCGCCGCGTCGCTCATCGATTCGGGCTACACCGAGGTGTTCGCGCTCGACGAGGGCTTCTTCGAGTGGCGCGACCGCGGCTATCCGTTGCAGGGCGCGGAGGTCGACGTGGAACCGCCGTCGTACACGATTCGCGGGCGGACCGACGCCTCGCTCGCCGGCAAGAACGCGTGGGCGCGACACGAGGAGTCCGGACAGCGCGAGGCCGGCCCCATCGCCGAGGACGGCAGTTTCGAGCTCGTGTTGCACTTCCTCGACGTGACCGAATCCTCGCCCATCGTCGTCGAGACGCCCGAGTACCGCATCGAGCGACCGCTCGGCGAACTCGCGGGCACCGTCGTCACGAACGTCGAAGGATAA
- a CDS encoding Lrp/AsnC family transcriptional regulator: MRQADADATLSTLDRAIINAFQGGFPVVERPFDPAAAALRERGVDVTADELLARVQTLDEEGVLTRFGALVNAEKIGGAATLVAMHAPPERFEEVADRVNAHREVAHNYEREHPHLNMWFVVSVADEERVDEVLAEIEAETGQETYNLPKMNEFRVEAKFMLDGPIADGDVDLSNLGPDVEPADRTTLTPDERDLVVEIQGGLPITETPYADVADAIGAETEWVVETIKRFDLEGKVRRVGVIPNHYALGYTENGMTVWNVPDEVVETVGPAVASLDFVTHCYRRPRHEGVWPYNFFAMTHGRNEEESQRRIQEVRETMSEYWAVGDDDWDSLFSTRILKKTGIRLAERAEANTSE, encoded by the coding sequence ATGAGACAGGCGGATGCGGACGCGACGCTTTCGACGCTCGACCGCGCCATCATCAACGCGTTTCAGGGCGGATTTCCGGTCGTGGAGCGTCCGTTCGACCCGGCGGCGGCCGCGTTGCGCGAACGCGGCGTCGACGTGACGGCGGACGAACTTCTCGCGCGCGTGCAGACGCTCGACGAGGAGGGCGTCCTCACGCGCTTCGGCGCGCTCGTTAACGCCGAGAAGATCGGCGGCGCAGCGACGCTCGTCGCCATGCACGCGCCGCCGGAACGCTTCGAGGAAGTCGCCGACCGGGTGAACGCCCACCGCGAAGTCGCGCACAACTACGAGCGCGAGCACCCGCACCTCAACATGTGGTTCGTCGTCAGCGTCGCCGACGAGGAACGAGTTGACGAAGTGCTCGCCGAAATCGAGGCCGAAACCGGGCAAGAAACGTACAACCTCCCCAAGATGAACGAGTTCCGCGTCGAGGCCAAGTTCATGCTCGACGGGCCGATCGCCGACGGCGACGTGGACCTCTCGAACCTCGGCCCCGACGTCGAACCCGCCGACAGAACGACGCTCACGCCCGACGAACGCGACCTGGTCGTCGAAATTCAGGGCGGTCTGCCGATTACGGAGACGCCCTACGCGGACGTGGCCGACGCGATCGGTGCGGAGACCGAGTGGGTCGTCGAGACCATAAAACGGTTCGACCTCGAAGGGAAGGTCCGTCGGGTCGGCGTCATCCCGAACCACTACGCGCTCGGGTACACCGAGAACGGGATGACCGTCTGGAACGTCCCCGATGAGGTGGTCGAGACGGTCGGCCCCGCCGTCGCCTCCCTCGACTTCGTCACCCACTGCTACCGCCGTCCGAGACACGAGGGCGTCTGGCCGTACAACTTCTTCGCGATGACCCACGGCCGAAACGAGGAGGAGAGCCAGCGCCGTATTCAGGAGGTCCGCGAGACGATGAGCGAGTACTGGGCGGTCGGCGACGACGACTGGGACTCGCTGTTCTCGACGCGTATCCTGAAGAAGACCGGCATCAGACTGGCCGAACGTGCGGAGGCGAACACCAGTGAGTGA
- a CDS encoding precorrin-2 dehydrogenase/sirohydrochlorin ferrochelatase family protein has product MIPLFHDFTDETVLVFGGGSVGARKARRFADEARVVVVGPEFGDREFGGAELIRAAPAPDEIAEWVNRFHPALVVAATNDGAVNEAVETAAREAGTLVNRTDLAGGRDAGSVVVPATVDDDPVTVAVSTGGRSPALSKHLRERIKTELEGAGAMAELTGEIRAEMKAEGVPPNDRREAVRAVVDSSPVWKALRTGESNAREEAQRVIRNRGESP; this is encoded by the coding sequence ATGATTCCGCTGTTTCACGACTTCACCGACGAAACGGTTCTGGTCTTCGGCGGCGGGTCGGTAGGCGCGCGGAAGGCGCGGCGCTTCGCCGACGAGGCCCGCGTCGTCGTCGTCGGCCCGGAGTTCGGAGACCGCGAGTTCGGCGGCGCGGAACTGATTCGCGCCGCTCCCGCCCCCGACGAGATAGCCGAGTGGGTCAACCGGTTCCACCCGGCGCTCGTCGTCGCGGCGACGAACGACGGAGCGGTGAACGAAGCGGTCGAAACGGCGGCGCGCGAGGCCGGCACTCTCGTCAATCGAACCGACCTCGCGGGCGGCCGCGACGCCGGCAGCGTCGTCGTGCCCGCGACCGTCGACGACGACCCCGTCACCGTCGCCGTCTCGACGGGCGGGCGGAGTCCGGCGCTCTCGAAACACCTCCGCGAGCGAATCAAGACGGAACTGGAGGGGGCGGGCGCGATGGCCGAACTGACCGGCGAGATTCGCGCCGAGATGAAAGCCGAGGGCGTTCCCCCAAACGACCGACGCGAGGCGGTTCGGGCGGTTGTCGACTCGTCTCCTGTTTGGAAGGCTTTACGTACGGGCGAATCTAACGCCCGAGAAGAGGCCCAGCGCGTGATACGTAACAGAGGCGAGTCCCCGTGA
- the hemA gene encoding glutamyl-tRNA reductase encodes MEETGVISGVSVSHVNATVDEIEAASHDDVRTTISTFLARDGVEEAFVIQTCNRAEAYVVTERPALGAAALADFAPDVRDGAVVTLDHEESLRHLMRVAAGLESLVLGEDQILGQLRRAEAEARAVDAIGTMLEDALRKAIHVGERARAETKINEGAVSLGSAAVRLVETETAVEGSTALVVGAGEMGTLAARALDSANVGRMLVANRTVPHAEHIAAEVDADASAVALDATAAAASEADVVITATSSTDYVLDVETLADAGETVLIDIAQPRDVDPAADGLPEVVVRDIDALETVTAETRERRRSETDVVEAMIDDELARLLDAYKRKRADDAISAMYESAEAVKRREVQTALSKLDAQGGLTDEQRETVEALADALVGQLLAAPTKSLRDAAADDDWTTIQTAMHLFNPSFGDGATPDASAFETGEVSDEEDAPHVFEQCSDD; translated from the coding sequence ATGGAGGAAACCGGCGTCATCTCAGGCGTGAGCGTCTCGCACGTCAACGCGACCGTCGACGAGATCGAGGCGGCCAGTCACGACGACGTCCGGACGACCATCTCGACCTTTCTCGCACGCGACGGCGTCGAGGAGGCGTTCGTCATCCAGACGTGCAACCGCGCGGAGGCGTACGTCGTCACCGAGCGACCCGCGCTCGGCGCGGCGGCGCTGGCCGACTTCGCCCCCGACGTCCGCGACGGCGCGGTCGTCACGCTCGACCACGAGGAGAGCCTGCGCCACCTGATGCGCGTCGCCGCCGGACTGGAGTCGCTCGTCCTCGGCGAGGACCAGATTCTCGGCCAACTCCGCCGCGCCGAGGCCGAGGCCCGCGCCGTCGACGCCATCGGAACGATGCTCGAAGACGCGCTCCGGAAAGCGATTCACGTCGGCGAACGCGCACGCGCGGAGACGAAGATAAACGAGGGTGCGGTGTCGCTCGGCAGCGCCGCCGTCCGCCTCGTCGAGACCGAGACGGCCGTCGAGGGTTCGACGGCGCTCGTCGTCGGCGCGGGCGAGATGGGGACGCTCGCGGCGCGCGCGCTCGATTCGGCGAACGTCGGGCGGATGCTCGTCGCCAACCGGACGGTCCCGCACGCCGAGCACATCGCCGCCGAGGTCGACGCCGACGCGTCTGCCGTCGCCCTCGACGCCACCGCCGCCGCCGCGAGCGAAGCCGACGTGGTTATCACCGCGACCAGCAGCACCGACTACGTCCTCGACGTCGAGACGCTCGCCGACGCGGGCGAGACGGTGCTCATCGACATCGCTCAACCCCGCGACGTCGACCCGGCGGCCGACGGCCTCCCCGAGGTGGTCGTCCGCGACATCGACGCGCTCGAAACCGTCACCGCCGAGACGCGCGAACGCCGTCGCTCCGAGACCGACGTGGTCGAGGCGATGATAGACGACGAACTCGCGCGCCTGCTCGACGCCTACAAGCGCAAGCGCGCCGACGACGCCATCAGCGCCATGTACGAGAGCGCCGAGGCCGTCAAGCGCCGCGAGGTGCAGACGGCGCTGTCGAAACTCGACGCGCAGGGGGGGCTGACCGACGAACAGCGAGAGACGGTCGAAGCGCTCGCGGACGCCCTCGTCGGACAACTGCTCGCCGCGCCGACGAAGTCGCTGCGCGACGCCGCGGCCGACGACGACTGGACGACCATCCAGACGGCGATGCACCTGTTCAATCCGTCGTTCGGCGACGGCGCGACCCCCGACGCGTCGGCGTTCGAGACGGGCGAGGTGTCCGACGAGGAGGACGCGCCGCACGTCTTCGAGCAGTGCTCCGACGACTGA
- a CDS encoding 4a-hydroxytetrahydrobiopterin dehydratase — MAERLDDDEIERQLPDGWERDDDEIVRAYEFEDYLSGVQFATQVAEVADEEFHHPEMVIRYDEVEVRLTSHEAGGITDQDTRLASLFNDEY; from the coding sequence ATGGCCGAACGACTGGACGATGACGAGATAGAACGCCAACTGCCCGACGGCTGGGAGCGCGACGACGACGAGATCGTGCGCGCCTACGAGTTCGAGGATTATCTCTCGGGCGTGCAGTTCGCCACGCAGGTCGCTGAGGTCGCCGACGAGGAGTTCCACCACCCCGAGATGGTCATCCGCTACGACGAGGTGGAGGTCCGTCTGACCAGCCACGAGGCGGGCGGTATCACCGACCAGGATACGCGCCTCGCTTCGCTGTTCAACGACGAGTACTGA
- the lwrS gene encoding LWR-salt protein: MDAAYVFRVRFRLDPAPVTATPDEFETVVRNPAAAPGDDGWLFFLHNLWRGDVNDDSHAQSLAESWLSVPVVDVSFSELDTDEAYLDALKSEIAADLGRFNADNVSEVLNKYFGSSIRVR, translated from the coding sequence ATGGACGCGGCGTACGTGTTCCGGGTTCGGTTCCGCCTCGATCCGGCGCCGGTCACAGCGACCCCCGACGAGTTCGAGACGGTCGTTCGCAACCCCGCCGCCGCGCCCGGCGACGACGGCTGGCTGTTCTTCCTGCACAACCTGTGGCGCGGCGACGTCAACGACGACAGTCACGCCCAGTCGCTGGCCGAGTCGTGGCTCTCGGTGCCCGTCGTCGACGTCAGTTTCAGCGAACTCGACACCGACGAGGCGTACCTCGACGCGCTGAAGAGCGAAATCGCCGCCGACCTCGGCCGGTTCAACGCCGACAACGTGAGCGAAGTTCTGAACAAGTACTTCGGCAGTTCGATTCGCGTTCGGTGA
- a CDS encoding HAD family hydrolase, whose product MVSDGYDFWLFDLDGTLIDADWSYTRRTFDLVGERLGRRFSDREAEILWHGLGGARNVQLREWGIDPAEFWPAFHAVEDPLDRAEATYLHPDAAFVADLDAPVGLVTHCQQFLADPVLDHLDIRDWFDAVVCCTDDTGWKPDPGPVTHAMAELGVGDSDRGVLAGDGANDVGAAWNAGLDGIHVERHDPERRGQCVLADYRIRSFEELSGR is encoded by the coding sequence ATGGTCTCCGATGGCTACGACTTCTGGTTGTTCGACCTCGACGGGACGCTCATCGACGCCGACTGGTCGTACACGCGACGGACGTTCGACTTGGTCGGCGAGCGTCTCGGGCGGAGGTTCTCCGACCGGGAGGCGGAGATCCTGTGGCACGGTCTCGGCGGCGCGCGCAACGTCCAACTCCGCGAGTGGGGCATCGACCCGGCGGAGTTCTGGCCCGCCTTCCACGCCGTCGAAGACCCTCTCGACCGCGCGGAGGCGACGTACCTCCACCCCGACGCGGCGTTCGTCGCCGACCTCGACGCGCCGGTCGGACTGGTGACGCACTGCCAGCAGTTTCTCGCCGACCCGGTGTTGGACCACCTCGACATCCGCGACTGGTTCGACGCCGTCGTCTGCTGTACCGACGACACGGGGTGGAAACCCGACCCCGGTCCGGTGACGCACGCGATGGCTGAACTCGGCGTCGGCGACTCCGACCGCGGCGTCCTCGCCGGCGACGGTGCCAACGACGTGGGCGCGGCCTGGAACGCCGGCCTCGACGGTATCCACGTCGAACGACACGACCCCGAACGTCGCGGACAGTGCGTGCTCGCCGATTATCGCATTCGCTCGTTCGAGGAGCTATCAGGTCGGTAG